The Neptunomonas concharum genomic interval ACCGGCGCAACCGTGCTGGTGACACTCAATGCCTTGCGATTATTACGCTATAAACCCGATGATTCCTGAGCGCTTACAGATACTTTGTGGTAGCCTTAGCGCGTTTTGCACAATGATGATTCCACCGAGGATACAGGCTATGACGGCAGGTAAAAAATATAGTTTCAGCGTCGAGAAAAACGACGCTGAGTGGGCAGTATCAATTCTGCGCCGCGCAAGTTCCAGAAAAACTGTCGTTTCCAAGCGCCAGGCAGGTTTTGCCAGCGAAGAAGAAGCAACAGCATGGGGTGAGAGCGAATTAAAAAGCTTCCAACAGCAACAGGCTGAGCGCAATAAGCGTAAAGCAAAAGATCGCAACTAATCCCCTTTGGCTCTCTGCACCGCAGGGAGTCAAACCTCTTTGA includes:
- a CDS encoding DUF3622 domain-containing protein, translated to MTAGKKYSFSVEKNDAEWAVSILRRASSRKTVVSKRQAGFASEEEATAWGESELKSFQQQQAERNKRKAKDRN